TTACAAAAGTCTAACACGATGATCATATCAGCTTGTTCATTGCTCTTATTTTTCTgcaaaaatatacatatatatatataagtaaGTGTTATATACTACTTGAGATTAGGCGTTGTAAcaagattcaaaaaattcgaACTCGAACTGTGAAACCTTCACAAATATGCTTTCCACTTCTTCGACGGGAAACTTGTCAACTTCAGCCTTTAGAAATTCACACCAAGTTTGAAAATGCTCACCATCATGTAAATCAAtccatttttgatatttccaATGCAACCCTGGGGCTCTAGGAGTATCACGAGCCCATCTCCAATAGAGTTCCTCAGCAACCCATAAGCTGGTTACTAAGGATGGCCATGTAATTGAGGCGTCCTTTCTCAGCTCATCTAAGAAATTAATATACGCATCAACGCCGGGGATCGCTTTATTGTCAAAATTATCTCTTTCTTCCTTGGTGAGGGATGGTGCCAATAATTCTAAGCAGTCATGAAAGTATGAGTTTTCAtcattagaaaaaaatccaatCTTTTTGGCTAAGGTTATTAAAGCGTGAGTAGTTGGTGCTAAAGAAGTCGTCTTACATATCAACCTTAAGctagtttcaaaaaattgcaGATCTTGTGATAAATAGATGTACAAACTACGGTCCTTCAATGTTCCGGCACATAGTTCCTTAGCGAATTTATGTTCTGTGGTTTTCCTAACAAGGGCGTCGTACTTTTGTATTAACTTATCAGTGGTACAGCTCATTGTTCTTCCTTGCAGATATTGttgatattgttattatttgcGCTAAATTTTAGTTaatacagaaaaaaatatctaaGTTCAGTCCAGTTCATATTCGTTTATATATCTTTCGAAGCCAGACCTTTTTTGCCAAGCAATTGTTACTATGGAAACTATTAGAACCATATGCGCTAAACAATATTAGCCATCAATTCAACTTTATTCGCAGTAAGCTCCTGCAGAACAGGCTTATCAATCATTATGGTCTTAACGGAACGCCTAGGGACGCTGACTAGGCCCATCATTCTACTACTGGAGCCCATACGTTCCTCAACATGATCTAATAGCAAATTCATTTGGGCATCTACAGCAACCAAGCTTCCAACTAAAATACGATCTTCTGTAAGGGAAACTATTAAAGTATTTCCAATAAAATCTGACAGTTTCAAGATGTCCATGACGCTTTGGTGCCCCTTACTAAGTTTGTTGAAGACTATCTTCACCCTATCAATGATATCATCGCATTTAAAAAATAGTCAGAACTCATGCACTTCGCgagatattttttgaaaaaaaaaaaattaatcCGCCACATAAGATGCACAAAATGAGCCTATAACATTGAATTTTATGATAGAACGAAAGGATTGTGTTATTTAGAACAGAGTATCAGTATATCGTATGTCACAGAACAACACAATCAGCTCAATGAATCCTGAAAGAGCTTACAACAATGTAacgctgaaaaatttaacagCATTTCAGTTATTATCTCAAAGAGAAAACATATGCGAGTTATTGAACTTGGTAGAAAGTACGGAAAGACACAATAGTATTATCAATCCTGAAAGGCAAAGGATGAGtttggaagaaatgaaaaaaatgctcgatgctttgaaaaatgaaaggaaaaagtaGGAAAACGCAACATTCACAATTGTAAGCtacaaaatattgaatGTGAATCCTGCTTCAttacaaatgaagaatttcaAAGCGTATCTAGTTCACCAAAAGTCACAATATCTTATTATTATTTGGAAGCTTTTATATGCATCTAATGGTCATAAATCCCATCTCACTTTATAAAACAAGTTACCGCGAATGTATCCAGTGATACAGAATAGAGTGTAACAAatgagaataaaaataccATATTATCGTTTAATTTTGGTAGGGTACGCTAAAATAAAGTGGTGTTTGCGTCTCCATATAACtaaaaagaattgaaatGGCCTACTATCGATTAGACTATTCAGGCATGGAAGCAGTAAGAacatttcttgattttggaaaaatgaGATTAGATTATTAATTATTGTGTTTGTGTATATAATTTATTTTGCATATTtcataaagaaattaaaattaGATTATTAAATATTAAGTTTCATTAGTGAcattaaaagaagaaaactgaTGTTTTGAAATGTGTTAAGCAAAGAATGATTAAGACAATCTCAAGCTGCTCTAAGCAGTATCTTCGACAGCTTGCTCTGCTTCAGGTTCGGGTTCGTGGATTGCAG
The nucleotide sequence above comes from Saccharomyces cerevisiae S288C chromosome III, complete sequence. Encoded proteins:
- the PET18 gene encoding Pet18p (hypothetical protein; has weak similarity to proteins involved in thiamin metabolism; expression is induced in the absence of thiamin), whose product is MSCTTDKLIQKYDALVRKTTEHKFAKELCAGTLKDRSLYIYLSQDLQFFETSLRLICKTTSLAPTTHALITLAKKIGFFSNDENSYFHDCLELLAPSLTKEERDNFDNKAIPGVDAYINFLDELRKDASITWPSLVTSLWVAEELYWRWARDTPRAPGLHWKYQKWIDLHDGEHFQTWCEFLKAEVDKFPVEEVESIFVKVSQFEFEFFESCYNA
- the MAK31 gene encoding Mak31p (Non-catalytic subunit of N-terminal acetyltransferase of the NatC type; required for replication of dsRNA virus; member of the Sm protein family) — encoded protein: MDILKLSDFIGNTLIVSLTEDRILVGSLVAVDAQMNLLLDHVEERMGSSSRMMGLVSVPRRSVKTIMIDKPVLQELTANKVELMANIV
- the HTL1 gene encoding Htl1p (Component of the RSC chromatin remodeling complex; RSC functions in transcriptional regulation and elongation, chromosome stability, and establishing sister chromatid cohesion; involved in telomere maintenance), with amino-acid sequence MSQNNTISSMNPERAYNNVTLKNLTAFQLLSQRENICELLNLVESTERHNSIINPERQRMSLEEMKKMLDALKNERKK